From the Chitinophaga lutea genome, the window CCGCCAGCATATCTTTTACGAAGCGAGGCGGATTGGAGCCGTGCAGCCATCCCATGGAGGTAGTATTCCGGACCACCAGCAGGTCGGCCAGCCGGCTTTCAATCAGGCATTCGGTGGCAGGGTCACCCGCCAGTTCACGGACCTGCACGGCCATCCCCATATCCCGGTAAAAATCCATCAGGCGTTTTTTATTCACATCCGCCGTGCGACGGCGGGTTTCCATTTCCTCCCTGAACAGGATATCGTACGAAACATCCGCTGCATGCCTGTCAGTACCCACTCCTGCCATCAGGGCCACATCACTGAATATATTCTCCAGAAAAAGAATGGTCAGTTCTCCCCTCGCCTTGTTGGCAATATACCGGTAGCTTTTAAGCTCTTCTTCCGTAAAGCTGAATGCGTCTACGGCCGCAATGATCTTTTTCATACGCACGTGAATTTGTCCTCAATTTACTTTCATCCGGAAGCCTGTAAAATGACCCGCGGCGGAAACGGAATGATTCTTATCAGCAACTGCGGTATTACAGCAACCAGTAAGCTGTCAGCACATATACGAGGCCGGCCAGCACCATGCTGCCAAATGCGAACGCCACCGTTTTCCTGATGGCGGCGGCCCCTTTTGTGATGGCTATGGCGGCTTTTACAACGGTGTTGCTGATCATCGCCAGTACAATGACAATAACGGCAACCGGTAACTGTTCGGCTTCCCGCGCATACCTGGCCATGCTGATAGAGATCGCATCCACATCCGAAATGCCCGACAATATGCCCGACACATACAGCCCGCTGGTCCCGAAAAACTTATCCGCATAAAAAACCAGCAGGGAAATGCCGGTAAACAAAGCGCCGAAGAACATGGCATTCAGGATATTCACGGGGTTACCCAATTGCAGCGGCGGCGAAACCGTTTTTTGCCGCACCTTCCTGGTGATGAAAAACACCCAGAGCAATCCCACGGACGTGAGTAACAGACAAGGTATCAGCAAGACCATAAAAATATTGCTGTTGAACAGGTAAGTCACCAGCAATACCCGCATGAACATCACGCAGCCGGCCAGGATAATGCCTGCGGCATAGCTGTCCGACAGCGCCGGCGATTCTCTGCTTTTCGAGCTGAAAAGCCAGGTAACAGCGGTACTGGAAAAAGTGCCGCCTAAAAAGGCCGTCAGCA encodes:
- a CDS encoding MgtC/SapB family protein produces the protein MYEYLNGILGPFLLGILVSAGIGLILGLEREFDTTTGNEHFAGLRTFALCTLLGYIVAYLSISHQPWIFALSLPGIFILLTFFHFAKTKKDNLGIGTELALLIAYCLGGLVALHFIREALAAAVITITVLSLRQQFRKIVSRITQEELYAFVKFIILSLLILPFLPDKDFGPGGVINPQTIGLVVVITSSLSFVGYFLIKFGHPEKGILLTAFLGGTFSSTAVTWLFSSKSRESPALSDSYAAGIILAGCVMFMRVLLVTYLFNSNIFMVLLIPCLLLTSVGLLWVFFITRKVRQKTVSPPLQLGNPVNILNAMFFGALFTGISLLVFYADKFFGTSGLYVSGILSGISDVDAISISMARYAREAEQLPVAVIVIVLAMISNTVVKAAIAITKGAAAIRKTVAFAFGSMVLAGLVYVLTAYWLL